In the Phenylobacterium soli genome, GCTGTTGTCGTAGTAGCTGCTGCCGTAATAGCCATTATTGTAATAGCCGTTATTGTAGTAGCGGCCGTTGTAGCCGTAGTCGCACCGCGTCTTGGCGGACGAGCGGCCGATGGCGTTGCCAACCAGGGCGCCGGCGAGGCCGCCGACGATGGAACCTTCGGTGCGGCGGCCGTGGGCCGCCACGTTCGAGCCGATGGCCGCGCCGGCCAGGCCGCCGATCACGGCGCCGGTCGTGCCGCTCGAGCTACGGTGACAGGGATCCTGCGCGAACGAAGGGGTGGCGATGGCGCCGGCCGCCAGAGCGGCGATCACGGCGCCGGTAACAGCGGCGGTTCTCATGGATCGCTCCAATCCTCAGTTGCTGGCCGACAACACACTCGCTGCGGCCCATGGAGCGCATTAAACACCCGGCGCCTTGAATGGCTCCGTGAACGCCTCGTTATGTTCTGTTCATCTTCGAGAGCCGATGCGCTCTACTCTCCGAAACCTGAGCTGCGTCCAGCTGGACTGTCAGCGCACGAAGCTCGCGCCGTTGATGTCGATCACCGCGCCGGTCATCGATGCGGGCGCCTCCAACGCCAGATAGGCGACCGTGCTGGCCACCTCCTGCGGCTCGGCCACCCGGCCCAACGGGATGTCGGCCAGCAGCTTGTCGCCGCCGCGGCTCGCCAGATAGTCCTCGGCCATGCCAGTCATCACGAACCCGGGGCAGACGGCGAAGGCCAGGACGCCTTCGGCGGCATAGCCGCGGGCGATCGACTTGGTCATGCCCACCATGCCCGCCTTGGAGGCCGCGTAGTGCCAGTGGCTGGGGCTGTCGCCGCGATAGGCGGCCCGGCTCGCCACGTTGACGATCCGTCCGCCGCCGCCCCGCTCGCGGAAATGCCGGATCGCCGCGCGGCAGAGGTCGGCGGAGGCCTGCAGGTTGATCTGCATCGTCCGGGCCCAGCCGGCCTGCCATTCGTCCAGCGAAGCGTCGAGGCTCACCGGCTCGAACACCCCGGCGTTGTTGACCAGCACGTCGATGCGGCCGTCGAGCCGGGCCAGCGCCTCGCTCCACAGGCGGTCGGCGGCGGCAGGATCGGAGAGATCGGCGGCGATGACGCCGTCCGAGGCGGTGCGGCCGTGACCGACCACGCGGGCGTCCTTGCGGGTCAGCCGTTCGGCCACTGCGGCCCCGATGCCGCGCGTGGAGCCGGTGACGAGCACATGAGTCTGGGTCATGACCCGGTCCTAACCTGCATGTCGGGATGGCGCACCCCCGGTCGTCCTTGGCTCAGACAGCCACGTGAGGACCCCCATGCGTTTCCTGACCATCTACCACCCGACCTCCAGCGAAGAGGGCGGCTCCCCCACCCCCGAGCACATGGCCGCCATGGGCGCTCTGATCGAGGAGTGGACCGCCAAGGGGATTCTGATCTCCACCGAGCCGCTCACGCCGCGCGAGGCGTGCGCGCGCCTCACCCTCGTCGGCGGCGAGTTCACGGTCGAGCCGGAGATCGTCCGGGCCGGCGGCTTCGCCTTCCTTGAGGCGCCGTCCAAGGCCGCGGTGGTCGAGGCCTGCAAGGCCTTCCTGAAGGTCGCCGGCGACGGCACGGTGGAGATTCGCCAGATCCTGGAGTTCGCGCCCGAGCCGCAGCCGGCCTGACGCTTCCCTAGCGCCTGACGAGGGCGCCGGCGAAATCGATGACGCACATGGCGCCATAGGCGCGGTGCGGCGCGCAGGAGACGCCGGCCGACTGGTAGTGAGCGCCGAAGATGTTCTGGCGGTGGCCGCGGCCCGGCACGCCGGAATCGATGATCAGCTGTCGCACCACCTCGCGCGGGTCCTCGTAGCCGTAGGAGATGTTCTCGGCTGCGAGGCCCGCCCAGACGCCGTGGGCGTGGAGCCGCTCGGAGAGGGTGGCGCCCGTCGGACTGACGTGGCCGACCTGGCCGGCGCGGCCCTGGGCCGAGGCGTGGGCCTGGGCGGCCGCCGCCAGCGCCTCGCTGGCCGACAGCGGCGGCAGCGGCGACTGGCGCATCAGGAACTCGATCGCTTCGGAGAGCGCATCCACGTCCTCATTGCCGATCTCGGAGTAGCCGACGACGCCGCCCACATAGGCGTCCTTGCGGAGCTGGCGGGCGTATTCGGCTGGGTGAGTGCGGGCGAAGTTCACCTCCGCCAGCACCGCGGATTCGACGCCGCCCGCGCTGGCCGGCGCGGCGGCGGACACGATGGAAAGCGCGGCGAGGGCGGCGGAAGCGGCGCACAGCCTGCGCATGGATGACCCCCAACTTCGTCACCCGTCCCGAGCGCTGGCTAGCATGCGCCGGTTAAGCCCGCGCTGCGGCGCTTTGACTTCCGCGTGGTCAGCCGCAGTGTCGTCCGGGCAAAGACATAGGGAGGAAGGCCATGAAGGAGTTCACCGGCAGGTTCGCGGTGGTGACCGGCGGCGGCACGGGGATGGGGCGCGAGCTCGCGCGCCAGCTCGCGGCAGAGGGCTGCAACGTGGCCATGTGCGACGTCAGCCAGAAGAACATGGCCGAGACGGTGGCCCTGATCGAGGAAGACCGGCCGCCGCAGGGCACGCGCGTCACCACCCACATCGCCGACGTCTCGGACGAGAGCCAGCTGCAGCGGTTCCGCAAGGAGTTCGAGGAGCAGCAGCAGACGGACAAGCTGCACCTGCTGTTCAACAACGCCGGGATCGGCGGCGGCGGCAGCTTCGTCAACGATCCGCGGGAGGAGTGGGAGCGGACGTTCAACGTCTGCTGGGGCGGCGTCTACCTCGGTTGCCGCACCTTCCTGCCGCTGATGCTGAACGCGGACGAGGGGCACATCGTGAATACGTCGTCGGTGAACGGCTTCTGGGCCTCCCTCGGGCCGCAGGTCAGCCACACCGCCTACGCGGCGGCGAAGTTCGCGGTGAAGGGGTTCACCGAGGCTCTGGTCACCGACCTGCGGCTGACCGCGCCGCACATCAAGGCGAGCGTCGTCATGCCCGGCCACATCGGCACCTCGATCGTCGCCAACTCGCGCAAGGTGATGACCGGCACGGACGCCGACGAGCTGTCCGGCGAGGACATCGAGCGCGCCCGCGCCCGCATCGGGCGGATGGGCCTCGACACCGCCCAGCTCACCGACGACGCCATCCGCGCCCTCGCCGCCGAGCAGCATCGCCGGTTCCTGGAAGAAGCCCCGACGACGGCGGCCGAGGCGGCCAAGATCATCCTCGACGGGGTCAAGGCCGAGCGCTGGCGGATCCTCGTCGGCGCCGACGCCCACCGCATGGACGAGCTGGTCCGCGCCGACCCGGAGAACGCCTACGAGCCGGCCTTCTTCGAGCGGCTGATCCAGGAAGTGGGCTGGAAGCTCGGCGGCTGAGCCTAGCGGGCCGCCACCTCGAGCCGCTCGAGGCCGCGGAAGAACGGCAGGCGTCGCCACTCCGGCGCCGCGGCAGGGTCGGCGAGCCGCAGGTCCGGGAAGCGCTGGAACAGCTTGACCAGCGCCACCTGGGCCTCGAGCCGGGCGAGCGGCGCGCCGATGCAGATGTGGGCCCCGCCGCCGAAGGCCACGTGCGGCCTGTGCTTGCGGGAGACGTCGAAGCGGTCGGGATCCTCGAACACCTCGGGGTCGCGGTTGGCTGCGCGCAGGTGCGGGTTCAGCGCCTGGCCCTGCGCCACCGGGCAGCCGCCCACCTCCATCTCGGCCGAGGCGATGCGGCCGGTCATGTCCACCGGCGGCTCATAGCGCAGCACCTCCTCGACCACGGCGCTGACGATGCCGAAGTCGGCCTTGAGCTTGGCGAGCTCGGCTGGGTGGAGCAGCAGCAGGCGCACGCCGTTGCCGATCAGGTCGGTGGTGGTCAGGTTGCCGCCCACCAGCAGGGCCTGGAGGTTGATGCGCAGCTCGTCGTCGGAGAGCTGGGCGCCCGCCGCCTGGAGCTGGACCATGTCGGACAGCAGGTCGTCGCGCGGGTTCTTGCGGCGGTCGGCGAGCTGCTCGGTGAAGTAGGCGTTGAGCGAGGCGCCGGCGGCCTCCATCTGGGCCGTCTGCTCGGCCGTGCGGAAGGGGTTCAGCCCCTGGATCACGCCCTCGGACCATTCCCGGAACTCAGCGAGGCGCGCATGGTCGACGCCGAGGATGGAGGCGATGACGTCGATCGGGATCGGCACGCAGTAGCCGGCCATCAGGTCGAAGGTCGTTCCGTCGGCGGGCAGGCGATCGAGGGTCTCCTCGACGATGCGCTCCACCTGCGGCTTGAACCTGGCCACCCTGGCGTAGAGCGCCTGGGACAGCGGCTGGCGCACGCGGGCGTGGTCGGGATCGTCGAGCTGCAGGATCGAGGTGGTCGAGCTGCGCGGCAGGGAGAGGTCGACCTCGCCGCCGAACCGGCGGCGCATGAGGCTGTCGTTGCCCCGCAGCGGGTCGCGCCACAGGTCGCGGTCGTTCACCACCCCGCGCACGTCGGCATAGCGCGAGAGGATCACCGCGCCGGACATCTCGTCCTTGTGGGCGGGACAGCGGCGCCGGAGGTCGGCGAGCAGGGAATAGGGATCGGCGCGGTAGGCTTCGTTGAGCGGCGTCAGCTCGAGGATCGAGGGAAGGGGCTTGTCCGACGTCTGGTCCATGGCGGGCCTCCCTGGGCCCGCCAAACTTAACGCCGTTCAGTCCGGCCTCAAGTGTGACCCGAGGGAAAGCGGGGCGTCAGTGAAGCGCGACGGGGGCCCGTTCGAGGATCGCCAGGAGCTGGGCGCCGAGCAGCACCTCGATCCGGTCGCCTTCGGGAACCTCGCGCAACAGGTTTCTCACGCCCTCGATGAGCCCGGCGGGATCGCCGGAGAAGAACAGCACAATCGGGGCGGCGAGGGCCGCGCCGAGGACGCGGATCTCCACTTGGGGCCAGGCGATCGACTTGGGCCAATTCAGCTCGCGCATGAGGTGTACAACTGAAACCGGAGTCTGACCCAGCGCCACCAAGCCTAGGTTGTGTGAACGATATTCACTGTCATTCTCAACTGCTGGCTGCTCATTTCGAGTAGGGCGCGGATTCGCGGCGACACCTCCACGTCCGGATTTCGACAATCGAGAGGAACGGGAGGGCGCCGGCTGGAAAACGGCGCGCCGTCGCCGTCTGTCGGCAACTCGACTTAGGCGAGAACGACTTGCGGAGATCTCGCTGTGCGGTGCTAGACCTTCACATAGGTAAAGCTTGCGGAGGGCCGCCATGCCCACTCTGATCACCGGCCCGGCGGGCGTCGACATGAACGGCCTGGACGTGAGCGTCCTGCTCGACGGCACGGTGACGCTGGAGACCCCGACCCAGTACGTCGAGGACTACTACGGCCAGACGATCAGCTTCGCCGGCACGGGCTTCACCTACGACAGCTTCGGCTATCCCACCGGCGGCCTGGTGACCGGCCTTCAGGTGAGCCAGGCGGGGCAGCTGATCTATCAGGTCACCGGCATGTCGATCCCGGTGACGACCTGGGAGTATTGGGCCAACACCGGCGACACCGTCGGCGCCATGAAGGGTGTGCTGGGCGGGGCGGACACCTTCACCGGCTCGATCGGCGCCGACACCATCGGCGGCTTCGCCGGCGACGACGTGATGTCCGGCGGCGGCGGCAACGACGTCATGGACGGAGGCGCCGATGGCGTGGCGAGCTCCGGTTCGGGCGCCGACACCATGACCGGCGACGCCGGCAACGACACGCTCACCGACGAGGACGGCCAGAACTTCCTGCAGGGCGGCGACGGCAACGATTCCATCAACGGCGGCGCCGACTTCGACCGCACCAACGGCAACGTCGGCAACGACACCGTGCACGGCAACGCCGGCGACGACTGGGTGACCGGCGGCAAGGACAGCGACGTGCTCTACGGCGACGCCGGCAAGGACATCGTCAACGGCAATGTCGGCAACGACACCGGCTATGGCGGGGCGGGGGACGACGTGGTCCGCGGCGGCCAGAACGACGACGTGCTCTATGGCGACGACGGCAACGACTGGATCACCGGCGACCTCGGCAACGACACCCTGACCGGCGGGCCCGGGGCCGACACCTTCCGCGCCTTCTCCGGCGGCGGCCTCGACCGGATCACCGACTTCCACGCCGCCGAAGGCGACCGCATCCAGCTCGATCCGGGGACCGCCTACACGACGGCCCAGGTCGGCGCCGACGTGGTGATCACCCTGGGCGGCGGCGCGACGACGACGCTGGTCGGCGTGAACCTCGCCGACCTGCCGCAGGGCTGGATCTTCGGGGCTTGATGGGGGCGACCGGCGAGGGGGGCTCTGAAGCGCAAGCTCAGGGCTCCCCTTCCTCCGCCCGGGCGTATTCCTCGGGCGTGATCTCCGAGTAGCGCTTGACGATGACCGTGAGGCCCTGAGCGGTCTCGGGCGGCCTCAGGGTCTCTGCGACGACGACCCGCTCGGCGTACTTCTTGGGCGCGAGGTTGGCGGCGCGCCAGCGGATGAAGGCGAAGCGCAGCCGATCGGACCAGACGGTGGCGTGGGTCGAGGCCATGACGATCTCGTGCGCCTCGTCGGCCAGGTGGTCCGCCTGCAGGCGGCGGGCCTCGGTGTAGGCGTCGGCGAACTCCGGCTTGTCCCGCGCCCACTTCAGGACGGTGCGATAGCACGGCATGTCGGGGTCGCGGGTGATCGCGATCAGGCTCTCGCCCTCGGACAGGCGCATGCAGATCTCCTCCACGAGGGCCGGCCCGTACATCGGAGGCCGACCCCGTCGCCAGGGCTCGCGCCGCGCGGCGCGGGAGAGCTGCCGGTCCCGGTCGGCCAGGCGCGCGCCGATGCGGGCCGCCCGCTGAGCGGCGGAGAGCGCCTCGCCGAATTCTGGATGGGCGACGGCCCACTTCCAGGCGGTCTGGGGCGAAGGCCAGCCCGCCTCGGCGCCGATCCGGCGCAGGCTCTCGCCGGCCGCCACGCGGGCGCAGAGCGCGCGGCCCTGCTCGGGGGTGTAGCGCGACAGGCCGGCAGACTCCGGCGTCACCTCGAAGGACATGCCTCGGTGTTCCCTGGGGCGGTTGATTGGCAGGGCGCGGGCGCCGGCCAGCCGCGCCGCCTGGGGCGGTCGCGGGTCCTGGCGCAGATGCGCGAGCCAGCAGGGTGTCACGGGCGAGGGGGAGTGGGCAGTTATATACATGACAAAGCAGCCCGTCGGAGACTATGATTCGCCTGCGTTCCAGGCGTGTGAGGGCGTCAGTGTGACCGCTGAGATGCGTCGCGCTGGCGCTGTCGCTTTGGAGCTTGCGGCTGGCGCGCAGTCTTCGGAGGCTGTTGCTGAGGCGATTTATAATGCCATGCGCCAGCTTGAACTTCCGCGAAGACCCTCTGCGCGATCCGACTCTTGAGGAGTTCCTCCTCGGTGAACTCCTCCCTCGCGAGCAGGAGGCCGATCCGGTGCAGGTCTACGATCATGGCCTGCAGATCTATCGGAGTGACCCGATATTCCCTCAGCCGGTCAGCAGAGGCGGCCCAGTACGCGTTGGAGACGATGAACTCGCCGGAGTTGGAGTCGCGGCTGGCGCCCCAGTGAAGGATATTGTTCCGCACATTGTTGATCACGCCGAGTTGGTCGAGCGCAGGTTTCAGGCGCGCTTTCAGCTCATCCTGCCCGGTCGCGTCGCAGATACGGTTGATAATGCTGGAGGCGGCATCAACCTTCACGCCGCTGAACACGGCTGCTCCGATTGGATCGGAGACCCCCGCAAGTCGGCGAAGGATGGACTGCATGGATCGCTCGATCGACGCGAAACGGTCAACGAACTTGCCGAGCTGGTGCCAGTAGTCGTGGTAGGGTTCCTCTAGCGCCTGAGCGAAAATGTTCTCCGTCATGACCGACAAGCCCCCCGAACTTGAAGACGATAAGGAAGCGGAGCGCCGCTTCAACGAGGCGGTCAGCAACCTGCTGAGCACGCCCCACAAGCCGCACAATGAGCCCAAGGCGACGCCGAAGCGTAAGCCTAAGGTTTGAGGGCTGACACGATGATCGCAACAATCGCCGCCACGAGCGCCGCCATAGCGATCTTGTTGGCGGTCCTTGCTTGGGCGTTTGCGCTGCGGGCTGCGCTCGCCGCGTCCTCTGCCGCCTTGGCAGCGCGGCGGCTCAAGTCCATTTGCTCGGAGTGGGAAGCCTCGCTGTTTTCGGTGTCCCGCTGAGCTAGCCACTGACGAGCGAAGGTTTCTTCCAGTCCGCGCATGTGGCCTAGGTTGAAGCGCTTTCGCACCTCTGCCTCGCCCTGTTCGTCGAACTCCCTGAACCAGTCTTCTTTGTGCTTAGGCACCGTTCGCCCCCCGACGACGTTTGGCGAGTAGCTTACGCGCTTTCTGCTTACGCGTGCGCGGCTTCGTCAGACCGCCGATAGGTGAGGCGCTTACCTTCGATGTTCTGGAGGATCAGCTCGGCGCGCTGGCCATCGTTCACACCGAGGCCGGAGCGGTGCGAGTAGCGGAAATCGAACTCGGCAAGGTAGCGCGCGAGGTGCGCTTCCGAGACGTGATGGAAGGTCCCGGTGATCCCGCGCTTGAGGATCGAGAAGTAGTTCTCGACCGTGTTCGAGTGGTGGAAGCCCATGCGGACGTACTCACCGGCCGCGTGGTCAACGGACGAGTGCCAGGCGAACTCCTTGCCGGTCTTTTTGTAGAACTGAGCCCCGTCCGTCATGAGGTGAGACGCGCGATGCGCGGTCTTCACAATGATGGGGCGCAGGGTCTTCGCCGTGACGTTGGGGACGTGGAACGAGCGCACCGCGCCGCCACGCTCGACCAGCGACAGGACGGCCTCCTTGCGGCCGAACACGTCCATCTTCGCCGCGCGCTTGTTGCGGTGCTTGTTGGCCTCCTTGCCACCCACGTAGGTCTCGTCGGCTTCAACAACCTTGCCATGACCGCCGAGAGGACCCGGTGAGGTGGGGTTCATGGCCTCGCGGATGCGATGCGCCATGAACCACGCCGTTTTGTAGGTGACGCCGAGCGTGCGGTGCAGCTGGTGGGCGGAGACGCCCTTCTTGCTGGCCGACATGAGGTAGGTGGCGAGCAGCCACTTGTTCAGCGGCACCTTGGACGACTCGAACACGGTCCCGACCGTCACCGAGAACTGACCACGGCAGGCGTTGCACTGGTAGCAGCCCGCGCGAGCGGCCTTGCCGCCAACCAGCGTCGCCTCATTGAGCACGCCGCAGTGCGGGCAGATCGGACCCTGAGGCCAGCGCGTCTTTTCGAGGTGCTCGCGGGCCTTCTCGGCGTCTTGGAAGATGGGGTTCGTGAGGTTCATGGCGGCGGGTCCGTTCTGACTCCGCTGTTATGCCAAATCCGCCCTGCTTTGTAAAGTATATAACTGCCGGGGAGTGTCAAGAACAAATAGGGAACAAACATCCTCTCCCGAGCGGCAGCTTGGGAGAGGGTAGGGTGAGGGCCGGCTGGGCCGGCTCCGGATGTCGGGTCGAGGGCCCTTGGCATGTCATCCGGCGCAGAACCTTCTGCACGAGCCGGCCCTCACCCTATCCTCTCCCGCTGGCGCGGGAGAGGCGAGTTTGGGCGGTCGCCGCCGCAGGCGTGGAGGATCGTGAGGCAGACGGCGTTTCGGTCGGCCAGGACCTGGACGTTCCAGAAGCGGAGGACCTTGAGGCCCTGTCGCTCGAGAAAGGCCGTTCGGCGCTGGTCGTAGGCGACCTGTTCGGCGTGCTGGCCGCCGTCGAGTTCGACCGCCAGCCGCGCCTCGACGCAGAGGAAGTCGACGACGTAGGGGCCGACGGGAACCTGGCGTCGCCACTTCCAGCCGCCGAGCTTGCGGTCGCGGAGCGAGGTCCAGAGGCGGGCTTCGGCGTCGGTGTCGGCCCGGCGCAGGGCTTGCGCGCGGCGCTGGCGGCGACGGGCCTCGCGGTCTCGGATCACGCCCATGAAGGGAACAATACGGGAACATGAAGTCGATGCAAGCGCCGCCTCTCCCGAGCGGCAGCTTGGGAGAGGGGAGGGTGAGGGCCGGCTGGGCCGGCTCCGGATGTCGGGTCGAGGGCCCTTGGCATGTCATCCGGCGCAGAACCTTCTGCACGAGCCGGCCCTCACCCTACCCTCTCCCGCTGGCGCGGGAGAGGCGAGTTGTCACGTTGTGCGGTTCCTCTTTCGTTCGGGGGGCTCTGCGCCTAGTCTGAACGGGTGACTCTCTCCCCTGCCGTGACCGATTTCGCGCCTGCGCTCGTGGTGCTGCCTGGACCGCGGGCGGCCGTGGCGGATGCGGCCGGCGCGCAGGCGCTGCGCGCGCCCGATGCGCGGGATCTATTCGAGACGCAGCCGGTGCTGCTGGCCCACGCGGCGATGACGGCGCGGCGGCTCGGGCTGCATGCGCCGCCGCGCTCGCCGCGGATCTTCGACGCCCTGGAGCTGTTCGCCTTCGTGCGGCCGGCGCGGTTCGCCGCGCCCTCGGCGGCGGGGCTCGCGCTGGCCATGGGCATGGCCGAGCCGAAGGGCGCGGAGGCGCAGGCGGCGGCCCTGAGAACGGTGTGCGTCGCCCTGCTGGCGGAGCTGGCGGCGACGCCGGAGCCGTCGCGCGAAGAGGCGCTGGCGGTGGCCGAGACCCTGCAGCGCGGCGGCTGGGCCTGGGGCTCGGCGGTGGTCGGGGCGCTGCGCTCCGCCCCGGTCGGCAACGCGTTCCGCTCGTCGGGCCTGGATGTGTGGACGCGCATCTCCGAGTGGGAGGCCGAGGCGCCACCCGGCGAGGCGGGGTCGAAGCCGCTGGAGCCGGCCAAGGCGGCCGAGCGGCTGGCCGAGCTCTTGGCGCGCTCGGGGCTCGTGGAGCCGCGGCCCAGTCAGGCGGAATACGCCGCCGAGGCGGCCTGGTCGTTCCAGCCCCGCGAGCGGGAGGGCGAGCCGCGGTTCACCCTGGCCGAGGCGGGGACGGGGGTCGGCAAGACCCTGGCGTACCTGGCGCCGGCCTCGCTGTGGGCGGAGGCCAATGCCGGGGCGGTGTGGGTCTCGACCTACACCCGCGCGCTGCAGCGGCAGATCGAGCGGGAGAGCCGCTCGCTGTTCCCGGACGAGAAGACGCGGGCCAAGAAGGCGGTCGTCCGCAAGGGGCGCGAGAACTACCTGTGCCTGCTGAATTTCCAGGAGCAGGTGAACGCCGCCCAGCTCGGGGCCGGGGACTTGGTGGGCATGGGCCTGACGGCCCGCTGGGCGCGGGCGAGCCGCGACGGGGACATGACCGGCGGCGACTTCCCGGCCTGGCTGCCGACGCTGTTCGCGGTGTCGCCGGCGGCGGCCGCCTCGGCGGCCAACCTCGTGGACCGGCGGGGCGAGTGCATCCACGCCGGCTGCGCCCACTACCGGGCCTGTTTCGTGGAAAAGGCGATCCGCGGCTCGCGCCGGGCCGACATCGTCATCGCCAACCATGCGCTGGTCATGACCCAGGCGGCGTTCGACGGGGCGCGGGCGGCGCGCGGATCCAAGGCGGACACCGAGACGAGCCTGCTGAAGCGGATCGTCTTCGACGAGGGCCACCACCTGTTCGACGCGGCGGACAGCGCCTTCTCGGCGGCGCTGTCGGGGGCCGAGGCGGCGGAGATGCGGCGCTGGATTCGCGGGCCGGAAGGGCGCGGCCGGCGCGGCCGCGGGCTCGAGGCGCGGCTGATGGACGTGCTCGGCGGTTCGGAGGAGGCCAAGGGGGCGCTGATGGACGCCAGCCGCGCCGCCGCGGCCCTGCCGGGCGAAGGCTGGAGCGGGCGGATCGCCCCGCCCAACGGCGAGGTGAACCCGATCGGACCGATCGAGCACTTCCTGGTGGCGGTGCTGGAGCAGCTTCGCGCGCGCTCGGCGCCGAGCGAGGTGGGGATGGAGTGCGCCGCCCGCCCGGCCCTCGACCTCGTCCGCCAGACCGCGCGGGAGGCATCCGCCGCCCTGGCCGGCGTCGAGGCGCCCTTGCTGGCCCTGGCGCGGCGCCTGGAGGACCTGCTGGACGCCGAGGCCGCGACCCTGGGGCCCTCGGAGAAGGCGCGGATCGAGGGGGCGCTGCGCGGCCTCGACAAGCGGGCGCGCATGACCCTGCCGGCCTGGCGATCGATGCTGCGGGCCATCGACGAGGACGCCGAGGACGACCCGGACTTCGTGGACTGGTTCGACGCCACCTTCCTCTACGGGCGGGTGGTGGACGCCGCCTGCCGCCGCCACTGGGTGGACCCGACCGAGCCCCTGACCAACGCGGTCATCGCCCCGGCCCACGGGGTCCTGGTGACCAGCGCGACCCTGACCGACCCGACGCTGGACGACCCGTTCGCGCTGGCCGAGATGCGCACCGGGGCGGCGCGGCTGCCGGAGCGGCCGAAGACGATGAAGCTCGCCTCCCCCTTCGACTACGCGGCCAACGCCCGGGCGCTGGTGGTGACGGACGTCGGCCGCGACGACCCGCGCCAGGTGGCGGCGGCGATGCGCGAGCTGTTCCTGGCGGCGGGCGGCGGCGGGCTTGGCCTGTTCACCGCGATCCGGCGGCTGAAGGCCGTGCACGAGCGGATCGCCGCCCCGCTCGCCGACAAGGGGCTGGCGCTCTACGCCCAGCACGTGGACCCGCTGGAGGTGGGGGCGCTGGTCGACATCTTCCGGGCCGAGGAAGACGCCTGCCTGCTGGGCACCGATGCGGTGCGCGACGGCGTCGACGTGCCCGGCCGCTCGCTGCGCCTGCTGGTGTTCGACCGGGTGCCGTGGCCGAGGCCCGACCTGTTGCACAAGGCCCGGCGGGCGCGGTTCGGCAACAAGAGCTACGACGACGCGGTAGCGCGGGCGCGGATCGCCCAGGCCTTCGGGCGGCTGATCCGGCGGGCGGACGACAAGGGCGTGTTCGTGATGCTGGACGCGAGCTCGCCGAGCCGCCTGTTCTCGAGCTTGCCCGAGGGCGTGGAGCTGAAGCGCGTCAGCCTCGTGGAGGCGATCGAGGAAGTGGCGGGGTTCCTGCCGTGAACCTTCTCCCCTTGCGGGAGAAGGTGGCCTCCGAAGGAGGTCGGATGAGGGGTCCCGCGAGCCCCCCAGTTGCATTTCGGGGTTGATCTGGTCTTCAACCCCTCATCCGTCAGCCTCCGGCTGACACCTTCTCCCG is a window encoding:
- a CDS encoding ATP-dependent DNA helicase; the protein is MTLSPAVTDFAPALVVLPGPRAAVADAAGAQALRAPDARDLFETQPVLLAHAAMTARRLGLHAPPRSPRIFDALELFAFVRPARFAAPSAAGLALAMGMAEPKGAEAQAAALRTVCVALLAELAATPEPSREEALAVAETLQRGGWAWGSAVVGALRSAPVGNAFRSSGLDVWTRISEWEAEAPPGEAGSKPLEPAKAAERLAELLARSGLVEPRPSQAEYAAEAAWSFQPREREGEPRFTLAEAGTGVGKTLAYLAPASLWAEANAGAVWVSTYTRALQRQIERESRSLFPDEKTRAKKAVVRKGRENYLCLLNFQEQVNAAQLGAGDLVGMGLTARWARASRDGDMTGGDFPAWLPTLFAVSPAAAASAANLVDRRGECIHAGCAHYRACFVEKAIRGSRRADIVIANHALVMTQAAFDGARAARGSKADTETSLLKRIVFDEGHHLFDAADSAFSAALSGAEAAEMRRWIRGPEGRGRRGRGLEARLMDVLGGSEEAKGALMDASRAAAALPGEGWSGRIAPPNGEVNPIGPIEHFLVAVLEQLRARSAPSEVGMECAARPALDLVRQTAREASAALAGVEAPLLALARRLEDLLDAEAATLGPSEKARIEGALRGLDKRARMTLPAWRSMLRAIDEDAEDDPDFVDWFDATFLYGRVVDAACRRHWVDPTEPLTNAVIAPAHGVLVTSATLTDPTLDDPFALAEMRTGAARLPERPKTMKLASPFDYAANARALVVTDVGRDDPRQVAAAMRELFLAAGGGGLGLFTAIRRLKAVHERIAAPLADKGLALYAQHVDPLEVGALVDIFRAEEDACLLGTDAVRDGVDVPGRSLRLLVFDRVPWPRPDLLHKARRARFGNKSYDDAVARARIAQAFGRLIRRADDKGVFVMLDASSPSRLFSSLPEGVELKRVSLVEAIEEVAGFLP